In Paenibacillus sp. 1781tsa1, one DNA window encodes the following:
- a CDS encoding RluA family pseudouridine synthase: MNIMSNPNKEQINDEELMNGNERMEWTVAAEHKKERIDKYITEAVDNVSRSQVQLWIGDGMVTVNGAVVKANAKLSEGDLVELQIPEPTAVEIVAEDIPLEVVYEDSDLIVINKQRGLVVHPAPGHTSGTLVNALMHHCKDLSGINGELRPGIVHRIDKDTSGLIMAAKNDRAHASLAAQLKEHTVNRRYIALVHGHLNHDQGTVDAPIGRDTNDRKMYTVTERNSKHAVTHFTVTERINDYTLLELKLETGRTHQIRVHMKFIGHPLVGDPTYGRNKGIKMQGQALHAAILGFVHPTTGEYLEFSAPLPQDMEDVLASLRSR; this comes from the coding sequence ATGAACATCATGAGTAATCCGAATAAGGAACAGATTAACGACGAAGAACTAATGAATGGCAATGAACGTATGGAATGGACCGTTGCCGCTGAACATAAAAAAGAACGAATTGACAAATATATTACGGAAGCGGTAGATAACGTATCTCGCTCCCAAGTTCAATTGTGGATCGGAGACGGAATGGTTACGGTAAATGGTGCTGTAGTTAAAGCCAATGCCAAGTTATCCGAAGGGGATCTGGTCGAGTTACAGATTCCAGAACCAACTGCTGTTGAGATCGTTGCCGAAGATATTCCACTGGAAGTGGTATACGAAGACAGCGACCTGATCGTGATTAACAAACAGCGTGGTCTTGTGGTGCATCCAGCACCAGGGCATACGTCCGGTACCCTCGTTAATGCACTTATGCATCACTGTAAAGACCTCTCGGGTATTAATGGGGAGTTGCGTCCTGGTATTGTGCATCGTATCGATAAGGATACATCTGGCCTGATTATGGCTGCCAAGAACGATCGTGCGCATGCATCACTGGCTGCTCAGTTGAAGGAACATACGGTGAATAGACGGTATATTGCGCTCGTTCATGGTCATCTTAATCATGATCAGGGGACCGTTGATGCACCGATTGGACGAGATACCAATGACCGCAAAATGTATACGGTCACAGAACGTAACAGTAAACATGCCGTTACGCATTTTACCGTTACAGAGCGGATTAATGATTACACCTTGCTGGAATTGAAACTGGAGACGGGACGTACTCACCAGATTCGGGTTCACATGAAATTTATTGGTCATCCGCTTGTAGGAGATCCAACTTATGGACGGAATAAAGGCATCAAAATGCAAGGACAGGCTCTTCATGCGGCCATTCTTGGATTTGTGCATCCAACAACGGGAGAATACCTTGAATTCTCAGCTCCGCTTCCTCAAGATATGGAAGACGTTCTTGCCTCACTACGCAGTCGTTAA
- the lspA gene encoding signal peptidase II, producing the protein MVYYILAFIVFLLDQGTKYLIATRMELREEIPVIGNFFVITSHRNSGAAFGILQDQRWFFIVVTLIVVVALIWYLQKVKDTPHKLLPVALSLVLGGAIGNFLDRALTGEVVDFVQLNFGSYTFPIFNIADSAICIGVALIIVETLLEGRREKAAAKIEGNEHHE; encoded by the coding sequence GTGGTGTATTATATCCTCGCTTTTATCGTATTTTTATTGGATCAGGGAACCAAGTATCTGATTGCAACCCGGATGGAACTCAGAGAAGAAATTCCGGTAATCGGCAATTTCTTTGTCATCACATCACATCGTAACTCAGGAGCAGCTTTTGGCATTCTGCAAGACCAGCGTTGGTTCTTTATTGTGGTTACGTTGATTGTGGTCGTTGCCTTGATTTGGTATTTGCAAAAGGTAAAAGATACCCCGCACAAATTGCTGCCTGTAGCGCTTAGTTTGGTGCTTGGTGGAGCAATTGGCAACTTCCTTGACCGGGCATTGACCGGAGAAGTTGTGGATTTTGTACAACTTAATTTTGGAAGTTATACGTTTCCCATTTTTAACATCGCAGACTCGGCAATCTGCATCGGTGTAGCGTTGATCATTGTGGAGACGTTACTTGAAGGACGGCGCGAAAAAGCAGCCGCGAAGATTGAAGGGAATGAACATCATGAGTAA
- a CDS encoding TraR/DksA C4-type zinc finger protein: protein MSHFTAEQLHFLRSQLMSDKRDIEHRLSENEHYGLGDSLKLQTGELSPIDNHPGDLATEVYEREKDISLLEHDEFQLERIDSALHSIEEGHYGTCAVCQQPIPYERMEAVPYTKYCKKHQPETVVSENRPVEEEFLAPAFGRTSLDERDDQNGFDGEDTWQIVESWGTSNSPAMAEGRDIDSYDVMAIEATDEVEGCVEAYESFVATDIYGHDVSIVRNRQYRQYLENREGEGLLEPDMETDDIY from the coding sequence ATGTCACATTTTACTGCCGAACAACTGCATTTTTTACGTTCCCAACTGATGTCCGATAAACGCGATATTGAACATAGACTGTCGGAAAACGAGCATTATGGCCTTGGAGACTCCCTTAAACTACAGACAGGTGAATTATCACCGATTGATAACCATCCTGGCGACTTAGCCACGGAAGTGTATGAGCGCGAGAAAGATATTTCCCTGCTGGAACATGATGAATTCCAATTGGAGCGAATTGATTCTGCACTGCACTCCATCGAAGAAGGACATTATGGTACATGTGCAGTCTGCCAGCAACCCATCCCTTATGAACGCATGGAAGCTGTTCCCTACACCAAATACTGCAAAAAACATCAACCGGAAACCGTTGTCTCCGAAAACCGCCCTGTAGAGGAAGAGTTCCTCGCCCCGGCATTCGGTCGAACAAGTCTGGACGAGCGTGATGATCAAAACGGCTTCGATGGTGAGGACACCTGGCAGATTGTTGAAAGCTGGGGCACATCGAACTCACCAGCCATGGCTGAAGGACGCGATATCGACAGCTACGATGTTATGGCCATTGAAGCTACCGATGAAGTGGAAGGTTGCGTTGAAGCGTACGAAAGCTTCGTTGCAACGGACATCTATGGTCATGATGTATCCATCGTGCGCAATCGGCAATATCGCCAGTATCTGGAGAACCGTGAGGGCGAGGGTCTGTTAGAACCGGATATGGAGACGGATGACATTTACTAA
- a CDS encoding DUF5665 domain-containing protein, protein MSEHDKQTATATPSTSDHLNSHDKIEELHTLTNRLANELERSRIAQYTELLNRPWKLIGLNLLSGAARGVGIAIGFTFFAATIIYVLQLLGALNLPIVGDYIADIVRIVQRQLDMNTY, encoded by the coding sequence ATGAGCGAACATGACAAGCAAACAGCAACTGCTACACCATCAACATCAGATCATCTGAATTCGCATGACAAAATTGAAGAGCTACATACCCTGACTAACCGTCTGGCGAATGAACTGGAACGTTCACGCATTGCGCAATACACAGAATTGCTGAACAGACCATGGAAATTAATCGGACTTAACTTGTTGTCTGGAGCCGCACGAGGTGTGGGGATCGCGATTGGGTTTACCTTTTTCGCAGCAACGATCATTTACGTTTTACAGCTACTCGGGGCGCTCAATCTTCCCATTGTTGGAGACTACATCGCTGATATCGTGCGCATTGTCCAACGTCAGCTTGATATGAACACCTACTAA
- the ileS gene encoding isoleucine--tRNA ligase has protein sequence MQRVDVKEKARARELRVLDKWKTENTFKRSIENREGKPNFVFYEGPPTANGKPHIGHVLGRVIKDFVGRYNTMKGYRVVRKAGWDTHGLPVELGVQKKLGISHKWEIEDYGVEKFINECKASVFEYEQQWRDLTEGIGYWTDMDNPYITLDNNYIESVWNILATIHEKGLLYRGHRVSPYCPSCQTTLSSHEVAQGYKDVKDLSATAKFKLNDSGEFVLAWTTTPWTLPSHVALAVNPDMDYSRVRQGDEVYIMATNLVEKVMKDTKGEYESIGALKGADLVGKTYDPPFNYVQAEKANIILGAGFVTDASGTGIVHIAPAHGEDDYRVCRENGISFVNMVDLEGKFVAEVTDFAGRFVKDCDIDIVRYLSENGRLFSKEKYEHSYPFCWRCDTPLLYYAMDSWFIQTTAIKDQLIANNSEVDWYPGHVREGRFGKFLEDLVDWNISRDRYWGTPLNIWVCEETGEQFAPHSIAELRARAVGDVPENLELHKPYVDDVKVMSSCGKYEMKRTPEVIDVWFDSGSMPFAQQHYPFENKEVFEQQYPADMICEGIDQTRGWFYSLLAVSTLLTGKAPYKAVMATGHVLDENGQKMSKSKGNVIDPWEVIEEYGTDAFRWALLSDSAPWNSKRFSKGIVGEAKSKMVDTLVNTHAFLTLYATIDGFDPQEHPFQLSAHKLDRWILSRLNSLILVVEKALLVNDYLNSSKAIEAFVDELSNWYIRRSRDRFWGSGLTEDKLDAYRTLTEVLVTTAKLVAPFTPMLAEDIYLNLATGESVHMEDYPVANESLIDAGLEQDMETARRVVELARNVRNETGIKTRQPLSELIVSLDKGFDLASYEEIIKEEINVKGIRTEHNDAEFVDFTLKLNLKVAGKKYGKNVGFLQNFFKGMSADETRKVVSEGVLNIVSPEGEELQVTSEELLVDKQAKSGFASASGYGLTVALNTEITPALEQEGWVREVVRAVQDTRKRLDLPIEKRVRLTLDVDASLQEAIQAFDDVLRENVLVTEVTFGSNESMERVEAGGKSIGIYIEA, from the coding sequence ATGCAACGAGTTGACGTCAAAGAGAAGGCACGTGCCAGAGAGTTACGCGTGTTAGATAAATGGAAAACGGAGAATACATTCAAAAGGTCCATCGAAAACCGCGAGGGCAAGCCAAACTTCGTATTTTATGAAGGGCCGCCTACAGCGAACGGAAAACCGCATATCGGTCACGTTCTGGGACGCGTAATCAAGGATTTCGTTGGTCGTTATAACACGATGAAGGGTTACCGTGTTGTTCGTAAAGCGGGTTGGGATACACATGGTCTGCCAGTAGAACTGGGTGTACAGAAGAAGCTTGGCATCTCCCACAAGTGGGAAATCGAAGATTACGGCGTGGAGAAATTCATTAACGAATGTAAAGCGAGCGTATTCGAGTACGAGCAACAATGGCGTGATTTGACAGAAGGTATCGGATATTGGACGGATATGGATAACCCATATATCACCCTTGATAACAACTACATTGAGAGTGTATGGAACATCCTGGCGACAATCCATGAGAAAGGCCTGTTATATCGGGGCCATCGTGTGAGCCCGTATTGCCCATCTTGTCAGACGACACTGAGTTCCCATGAAGTTGCACAAGGGTACAAAGACGTCAAAGACCTGAGCGCTACAGCAAAATTCAAGCTGAATGACAGCGGAGAATTTGTGCTTGCCTGGACAACGACGCCTTGGACGCTGCCTTCACACGTAGCACTTGCCGTGAATCCGGATATGGATTACTCCCGTGTTCGTCAAGGGGATGAAGTGTACATCATGGCAACCAATCTGGTGGAGAAAGTGATGAAAGATACCAAGGGTGAGTATGAGAGCATCGGTGCACTGAAAGGTGCCGACCTGGTTGGCAAAACATATGATCCTCCGTTCAACTACGTACAGGCTGAGAAAGCCAACATCATTCTGGGCGCAGGCTTTGTAACGGATGCAAGTGGTACGGGTATCGTACACATTGCTCCTGCCCATGGTGAAGATGACTACCGTGTATGCCGTGAGAATGGCATCAGCTTCGTGAACATGGTGGACCTGGAAGGTAAATTTGTCGCTGAGGTTACTGACTTTGCCGGACGTTTCGTGAAGGATTGTGATATTGATATCGTGCGATATCTGTCTGAAAATGGACGTTTGTTCAGCAAAGAAAAATATGAACACAGCTATCCATTCTGCTGGCGTTGTGATACACCACTATTGTACTATGCAATGGACAGTTGGTTTATCCAGACAACAGCCATCAAGGACCAATTGATTGCCAACAATAGTGAAGTGGATTGGTACCCGGGTCACGTTCGTGAAGGACGTTTCGGGAAATTCCTTGAAGATCTGGTGGATTGGAACATCAGCCGTGATCGTTATTGGGGAACTCCGCTGAACATCTGGGTGTGCGAGGAGACTGGCGAACAATTTGCTCCACACAGCATTGCAGAATTACGTGCCCGTGCGGTAGGTGATGTGCCTGAGAATCTTGAATTGCATAAACCGTATGTGGATGACGTTAAAGTCATGAGCTCTTGTGGCAAATATGAAATGAAACGTACACCGGAAGTGATCGATGTCTGGTTCGACAGCGGCTCCATGCCGTTTGCCCAGCAGCACTATCCATTTGAAAATAAAGAAGTATTCGAACAGCAGTATCCTGCTGATATGATCTGTGAAGGGATTGACCAGACACGTGGCTGGTTCTACAGCTTGCTGGCGGTTTCTACCCTTTTGACAGGCAAAGCGCCTTACAAAGCAGTTATGGCTACAGGACACGTTCTGGATGAGAACGGACAGAAGATGTCCAAATCCAAAGGTAACGTTATTGATCCTTGGGAAGTGATTGAAGAATACGGTACAGATGCATTCCGCTGGGCTTTGTTGTCTGACAGTGCACCGTGGAACAGCAAACGTTTCTCCAAAGGTATCGTAGGCGAAGCAAAATCCAAAATGGTGGATACGCTGGTTAACACCCATGCATTCCTGACGCTATATGCTACCATCGATGGATTTGATCCACAGGAGCATCCGTTCCAACTGTCCGCACACAAGCTGGATCGTTGGATTCTGTCGAGGCTGAACAGTCTGATCCTGGTTGTAGAAAAAGCGTTGCTGGTTAACGACTATCTGAACTCCTCCAAAGCGATTGAAGCATTTGTCGATGAGCTGAGTAACTGGTATATCCGTCGTTCCCGTGACCGGTTCTGGGGAAGTGGCCTCACAGAGGATAAACTGGATGCTTACCGCACATTGACCGAGGTGTTGGTGACTACTGCAAAACTGGTTGCTCCGTTTACACCGATGCTCGCAGAAGATATCTATCTGAACCTTGCAACAGGCGAGAGTGTGCACATGGAAGATTATCCGGTAGCCAATGAATCGCTAATTGATGCAGGACTGGAACAGGATATGGAGACGGCTCGCCGTGTGGTTGAACTTGCCCGTAACGTTCGTAACGAAACCGGCATCAAGACACGTCAGCCGCTGTCCGAATTGATTGTTTCCCTGGATAAAGGCTTTGACCTGGCAAGTTATGAAGAGATCATCAAGGAAGAGATCAATGTAAAAGGAATCCGTACAGAGCATAACGATGCGGAATTCGTTGACTTTACATTGAAGCTGAACCTGAAAGTTGCAGGTAAGAAATACGGTAAAAACGTAGGATTCCTGCAAAACTTCTTCAAGGGAATGTCGGCTGATGAGACGCGTAAAGTGGTTTCGGAGGGTGTGCTGAACATCGTTTCTCCGGAAGGCGAAGAGCTGCAAGTAACGAGCGAAGAATTATTGGTTGATAAACAGGCAAAATCAGGTTTTGCTTCTGCATCGGGTTACGGTCTGACGGTTGCACTCAATACCGAAATCACGCCAGCATTGGAACAGGAAGGCTGGGTCCGTGAAGTGGTTCGTGCTGTACAGGATACCCGGAAACGACTGGACTTGCCGATCGAGAAAAGGGTACGTTTGACACTGGATGTGGATGCATCCCTTCAGGAAGCTATTCAGGCGTTTGATGATGTGTTGCGTGAGAATGTTCTCGTAACCGAAGTGACATTTGGCTCGAATGAGTCCATGGAACGTGTTGAAGCCGGAGGCAAATCGATCGGTATTTACATCGAAGCATAA
- a CDS encoding DivIVA domain-containing protein: MPLTPLDIHNKEFSRRLRGYDEDEVNEFLDQVIKDYEGVIRENKELSNQLLSVQEKLDHFATIEETLSKTIIIAQEAADDVKNNAKKEAQLIVKEAEKNADRIVNESLGKSRKIALEVEELKKQASIYRARFRTLVEAQLELLTQDGWEVLESREQEVRDREREMKEIY, translated from the coding sequence ATGCCATTAACGCCGCTGGACATACACAACAAGGAATTTTCCCGACGTTTGCGCGGGTATGACGAGGATGAAGTCAATGAATTCCTGGATCAAGTCATCAAAGATTACGAAGGCGTCATTCGCGAGAACAAAGAGCTGAGCAATCAGTTGCTGTCCGTTCAGGAAAAGCTGGATCATTTTGCCACGATTGAAGAGACGCTTAGCAAAACGATCATCATTGCGCAGGAAGCTGCTGATGATGTGAAGAACAATGCCAAGAAAGAAGCACAGTTGATCGTGAAGGAAGCAGAGAAAAATGCAGACCGAATCGTGAACGAATCGCTGGGTAAATCGCGTAAAATTGCTTTGGAAGTGGAAGAATTGAAAAAGCAGGCATCAATTTATCGTGCCCGTTTCCGCACGCTTGTTGAAGCGCAGCTTGAACTGTTGACTCAGGATGGTTGGGAAGTGCTGGAGAGCCGGGAGCAGGAAGTGCGTGACCGTGAGCGGGAGATGAAAGAAATTTATTAG
- a CDS encoding RNA-binding protein, producing the protein MSGEIYEHFSHDERDFVDKASDWVERAGKYHDMKLTDFLDPRQVFILQTLANRRNDVQIRLDGGYEAAERKRALVAPDYMYLDDEDMGMQVLSITSDDQKISELEHGDYMGSLLGLGMKRGKIGDIQVLEDGCHTVVAAETGAFLSLQLNQVHRLHVFTELLPLDQMRWSVNKLETMDITVASLRLDGICADVYRLSRSKVLVPIKAGRCRVNWKVEEDPSKSLKAGDVVSIQGFGRFKVMEQDGMTKKGRCRVKIGKFA; encoded by the coding sequence ATGAGCGGTGAAATTTACGAACATTTTAGCCATGATGAGCGAGATTTCGTAGATAAGGCTTCGGACTGGGTTGAGCGTGCAGGCAAGTATCATGACATGAAGCTAACTGACTTTCTTGACCCAAGACAGGTGTTTATCTTACAAACTCTTGCCAATCGTCGTAATGACGTTCAGATTCGTCTGGATGGTGGTTACGAAGCTGCTGAGCGCAAGCGTGCGCTGGTTGCACCTGATTACATGTATCTGGATGATGAGGATATGGGTATGCAGGTGCTCAGCATCACGTCTGATGATCAGAAAATCTCGGAGCTGGAGCATGGGGACTATATGGGTTCCCTGCTCGGGCTTGGGATGAAACGTGGAAAGATCGGGGATATCCAAGTGCTGGAGGACGGTTGCCATACAGTGGTGGCGGCGGAAACCGGCGCTTTTTTATCGCTTCAACTGAATCAGGTGCATCGGTTACATGTGTTCACAGAGTTACTTCCTTTGGATCAGATGCGATGGTCCGTGAATAAACTGGAGACCATGGACATAACGGTCGCTTCGCTTCGTTTGGATGGAATCTGTGCAGATGTGTATCGGCTTAGCCGCAGTAAAGTGCTGGTGCCAATCAAAGCTGGGCGCTGCCGTGTGAACTGGAAGGTTGAGGAAGATCCATCCAAATCGCTGAAAGCGGGTGATGTCGTATCCATTCAGGGATTTGGCCGTTTCAAGGTCATGGAACAGGATGGCATGACCAAAAAAGGGCGCTGCCGAGTGAAAATCGGCAAATTTGCCTGA
- a CDS encoding YggT family protein, giving the protein MESVLYTLYQIYFYMVIVYILMSWLPNARESFIGEWLGKFVEPYLRPFRRFIPPLFGVLDISPIVALIVLQLALNGLISILRYFVY; this is encoded by the coding sequence ATTGAAAGCGTGCTGTACACGTTATACCAGATTTACTTTTACATGGTCATCGTCTACATATTGATGTCTTGGCTTCCCAATGCGCGGGAAAGCTTCATTGGTGAATGGCTAGGCAAGTTTGTAGAGCCATATCTAAGACCATTCCGTCGATTTATCCCACCTTTGTTCGGTGTGCTGGATATTTCCCCGATTGTGGCGCTGATCGTTCTGCAACTCGCGCTTAATGGGCTTATCTCCATACTTCGGTATTTTGTATATTAG
- a CDS encoding cell division protein SepF, translating to MGVMNKFMNFLGLQEEEEIVERERMASQEENEAEQQEAETSSLDKRRNQRGNNVVSIHSQKNVKVVLYEPRSYDEAQEIADHLRSHRTVVVNLQRIRQDQALRVIDFLSGTVYALGGGISKIGGNIFLCTPDTVEIQGSITEILADSEQDYNRMR from the coding sequence ATGGGCGTAATGAATAAATTTATGAATTTCCTCGGACTTCAGGAAGAGGAAGAGATTGTGGAACGTGAACGGATGGCTTCGCAGGAGGAAAATGAGGCTGAACAGCAGGAAGCTGAAACCTCCAGTCTTGATAAACGTAGAAACCAAAGGGGGAATAATGTGGTGAGCATTCATTCCCAGAAAAATGTTAAAGTTGTCCTGTATGAACCGCGTTCTTATGACGAGGCTCAGGAGATTGCCGACCATCTGCGTTCGCATCGTACCGTTGTGGTAAATCTGCAGCGGATACGTCAGGACCAAGCGCTGCGTGTTATTGATTTTTTGAGTGGTACGGTATACGCATTGGGTGGCGGTATTTCCAAAATCGGCGGAAACATTTTTCTCTGTACGCCAGATACGGTTGAAATTCAGGGATCAATTACGGAAATACTGGCTGACAGCGAGCAAGATTACAACAGAATGAGGTGA
- a CDS encoding YggS family pyridoxal phosphate-dependent enzyme translates to MSLEERIQQVNQKIEDACRRSNRHRDDVNVIAVTKYVSLETTGSVLNHGLEHIGENRWQDAQAKWEAFGQQGTWHFIGHLQTNKVKDVIGKFRYIHSLDRLSLAKELDKKAASLGIQVETFLQVNISGEESKYGLQPEQASSFLRDIRSFNNLKVIGLMTMAPHEEDPELTRPVFRGLRELRDQLNGQALTAEPLTELSMGMSNDFEVAIEEGATWVRLGSILVGKEEGSRWA, encoded by the coding sequence GTGTCATTGGAGGAGCGTATACAACAGGTAAATCAGAAGATCGAGGATGCATGTCGGCGCAGTAACCGTCATCGTGATGATGTAAATGTGATTGCAGTCACGAAATATGTCTCACTGGAAACAACGGGATCGGTGCTGAATCATGGTCTTGAGCATATTGGAGAAAACCGGTGGCAGGATGCACAGGCCAAATGGGAAGCTTTTGGTCAACAGGGTACCTGGCATTTTATCGGTCATTTGCAGACGAACAAGGTGAAAGACGTGATCGGCAAGTTTCGTTACATACATTCACTGGATCGTTTGTCATTGGCGAAGGAGTTGGATAAAAAAGCGGCTTCACTTGGCATCCAAGTGGAAACGTTTTTGCAGGTGAATATTTCGGGTGAAGAGAGCAAGTATGGCTTACAGCCTGAACAGGCAAGTTCATTTTTGCGTGATATTCGTTCGTTCAACAATCTCAAGGTCATTGGCCTGATGACCATGGCACCTCATGAGGAAGATCCGGAGCTGACACGTCCCGTATTTCGTGGATTGCGTGAGCTGAGAGATCAATTGAATGGACAGGCTCTCACAGCAGAACCATTAACGGAGCTGTCGATGGGGATGTCCAATGATTTTGAAGTGGCCATTGAAGAAGGGGCAACCTGGGTACGGCTGGGATCGATTCTCGTAGGAAAAGAGGAGGGTTCACGATGGGCGTAA
- the pgeF gene encoding peptidoglycan editing factor PgeF has product MEPFVLNKELLERTENPNSDFGSDPLLLYVEPWRQQFEQLSVGFTTRHGGVGSAPYATLNCAYHVGDDPEVVLNNRRLVTGKLGFAAEAWTCGEQVHGKHVAVIKAEDRSRGLLDRQSALQDTDGLVTNVPGVLLTSFYADCVPLYFYDPVQQAVGLAHAGWKGTVAGIAVSMVETMEREYGSRRQDIRAAIGPSIGDCCYEVDEAVMQHVRVWFDDSPVNDEYKDSASKKAYRSVDNGKTMLNLKECNRHIMMKAGILPDHIECTTWCTSCHPELFFSYRKENGVTGRMASWIGLEER; this is encoded by the coding sequence ATGGAACCCTTTGTATTGAATAAGGAATTACTTGAACGGACAGAGAACCCTAATTCAGATTTCGGTTCTGACCCGTTATTATTATATGTTGAGCCCTGGAGACAGCAGTTTGAACAGTTGTCGGTCGGATTTACGACAAGACATGGTGGAGTCGGAAGTGCACCCTATGCTACGCTTAACTGCGCTTATCATGTGGGGGATGATCCTGAAGTTGTGCTTAACAACCGCAGGCTTGTAACCGGGAAGCTTGGCTTTGCAGCGGAAGCCTGGACCTGTGGAGAGCAGGTGCATGGCAAACATGTGGCTGTAATTAAAGCTGAAGATCGGAGCAGGGGATTACTTGATCGTCAGTCGGCGTTACAGGATACGGATGGATTGGTCACAAATGTGCCGGGTGTGCTGTTGACTTCTTTCTATGCAGACTGTGTCCCGCTTTATTTCTATGACCCTGTGCAACAGGCCGTTGGTCTTGCTCATGCGGGCTGGAAAGGTACAGTGGCAGGTATCGCTGTATCCATGGTGGAGACGATGGAACGGGAGTACGGAAGTCGCAGACAGGACATTCGAGCTGCAATCGGTCCGTCTATTGGGGATTGCTGTTATGAAGTGGATGAGGCGGTTATGCAGCATGTACGGGTTTGGTTTGATGATTCCCCGGTTAATGATGAATACAAGGATTCTGCTTCTAAAAAAGCATATCGATCCGTAGATAACGGTAAAACGATGTTAAACTTGAAAGAATGTAATCGACACATTATGATGAAAGCAGGAATATTGCCGGATCATATCGAATGTACAACATGGTGTACAAGTTGTCATCCCGAATTATTTTTCTCCTATCGGAAGGAAAATGGTGTTACAGGGCGGATGGCGAGCTGGATTGGGCTGGAAGAGAGGTGA
- a CDS encoding YlmC/YmxH family sporulation protein — MKVNTSEVAARGMKISDFQTKDVINITDGKRLGQISDLELDLKQGRIEAIVVPGYSRFMGLFGGGTDLVIPWRNIVKIGSDVILVKMDEVKENTYDERDREARLYDEQQHNRTERVERIERSDRNQRRTI, encoded by the coding sequence ATGAAAGTAAATACGAGCGAAGTTGCGGCACGAGGCATGAAAATCTCGGATTTTCAGACTAAGGATGTCATTAACATTACGGATGGTAAACGTCTGGGTCAGATCAGTGACTTGGAGCTTGATCTGAAGCAGGGACGAATTGAAGCGATTGTTGTGCCGGGGTACAGCCGGTTTATGGGTCTTTTTGGCGGGGGAACGGATCTCGTGATTCCCTGGAGAAATATTGTGAAGATTGGTTCAGATGTGATTCTTGTGAAGATGGATGAGGTGAAAGAAAACACGTATGACGAGCGTGATCGCGAAGCGCGCCTGTATGATGAACAGCAGCATAACCGCACAGAGCGTGTGGAACGCATTGAACGATCAGACCGCAATCAGCGTCGAACGATATAA
- the sigG gene encoding RNA polymerase sporulation sigma factor SigG: MTRNKVEICGVDTAKLPVLTNTEMRELFHSLQQHHDRSAREKLVNGNLRLVLSVIQRFNNRGEFVDDLFQVGCIGLMKAIDNFDLSQNVKFSTYAVPMIIGEIRRYLRDNNPIRVSRSLRDIAYKALQVRDSLTNKNSREPTIFEIAEVLNVPKEDVVFALDAIQDPVSLFEPIYHDGGDPIYVMDQISDDRNKDVSWIEEIALREAMHRLGQREKMILSMRFFEGKTQMEVADEIGISQAQVSRLEKSAIQQMQKHVKS; encoded by the coding sequence ATGACCCGAAACAAAGTCGAGATTTGTGGCGTGGACACCGCAAAATTGCCTGTCCTCACCAACACTGAAATGCGGGAATTGTTTCATTCCCTTCAGCAACACCATGATCGCTCAGCAAGAGAGAAATTAGTGAATGGCAACCTGCGTCTGGTACTCAGTGTCATTCAGCGTTTTAACAATCGGGGGGAGTTTGTCGATGATCTGTTCCAGGTTGGTTGCATCGGCCTGATGAAAGCCATTGATAATTTTGATTTATCCCAGAATGTCAAATTTTCAACCTACGCGGTGCCGATGATTATCGGTGAAATCCGTCGATACCTGCGTGATAATAACCCGATTCGGGTATCTCGCTCCTTGAGGGATATTGCTTACAAAGCACTTCAGGTCCGTGACAGCCTGACGAATAAAAATTCCCGGGAACCGACGATATTCGAAATTGCGGAAGTACTGAATGTGCCGAAGGAAGATGTTGTTTTTGCATTGGACGCCATTCAGGACCCGGTCTCGCTCTTCGAACCGATTTATCATGATGGTGGAGATCCGATCTATGTTATGGATCAGATCAGTGATGACAGAAACAAGGATGTGTCGTGGATCGAGGAAATTGCACTACGTGAAGCGATGCATCGTCTTGGTCAGCGGGAAAAAATGATTTTGTCCATGCGGTTTTTCGAAGGGAAAACCCAGATGGAAGTAGCTGATGAAATTGGCATTTCCCAGGCTCAAGTATCACGTCTGGAGAAATCAGCGATACAACAGATGCAAAAACATGTGAAGTCGTAA